The proteins below are encoded in one region of Lactuca sativa cultivar Salinas chromosome 3, Lsat_Salinas_v11, whole genome shotgun sequence:
- the LOC111886584 gene encoding cytochrome P450 704C1 isoform X1, which translates to MFILHIIFTFLATTLLLVLITFLALILKIFIGKSIKDPKYPPVVGTVFGQLFYFNKLHDYFTDIALKHPTFRLLAPDQSELYTTDVRNIEHILRTNFENYSKGEYNKDIVTDLFGNGIFAVDGVKWKQQRKLASFEFSTRVLRDFSCIVFRKNAANLVRVVSEFAKANKVFDVQNLLMQCTLDSIFKVGFGVDLNCLEGCSKEGGAFIKAFDDSNALIYWRYVDPFWKLKRFLNIGCEANLRKNIKLINNFVLNLISKKREQLEMNQHYKEDILSRFLIESKKDPRMNDEYLMDIILNFLIAGKDTSANTLSWFFYMLCKNPLVQEKVVEEIQKIIGNQENGSTIEDFVDKITDEVLEKMYYLHAALSETLRLYPAVPLDGRVADMDDNLPDGFKLKKGDGVYYMSYAMGRMDYIWGDDADDFKPERWINDNGVFQPESPFKFVAFHAGPRICLGKDFAYRQMKIISIAVLRFFMFKLADESRKVTYRTMFTLHIDEGLHLFAVPRTSL; encoded by the exons ATGTTCATTCTTCATATCATCTTCACCTTTCTAGCTACAACTCTACTACTAGTTCTCATAACCTTTTTAGCTCTCATACTAAAAATCTTCATCGGAAAATCAATAAAAGACCCAAAATATCCCCCGGTTGTTGGCACTGTTTTTGGTCAACTCTTCTACTTCAATAAACTTCATGACTATTTTACCGATATTGCCCTCAAACACCCTACTTTCAGGCTTCTTGCCCCCGATCAAAGTGAACTATACACTACTGATGTTCGAAATATAGAACACATACTTAGAACCAACTTTGAAAACTACTCAAAAGGCGAGTATAACAAGGATATAGTAACTGACTTATTTGGCAATGGGATTTTTGCAGTTGATGGCGTTAAGTGGAAACAACAGAGAAAGCTTGCAAGTTTTGAATTCTCAACAAGAGTGTTAAGGGACTTCAGTTGTATAGTTTTCAGAAAAAATGCAGCAAATTTGGTTAGAGTCGTTTCAGAGTTTGCTAAGGCCAATAAAGTTTTTGATGTACAA AACTTGCTTATGCAATGCACCTTGGATTCAATATTCAAAGTTGGCTTTGGagttgatttgaattgtcttgaaGGATGTAGCAAAGAAGGGGGTGCATTTATCAAGGCCTTTGATGACTCTAATGCATTAATATACTGGCGCTATGTAGATCCCTTTTGGAAGCTCAAAAGATTTCTTAATATTGGTTGTGAAGCTAATCTTCGAAAAAACATCAAATTGATCAATAATTTTGTTCTCAATTTGATAAGCAAGAAAAGAGAGCAACTAGAAATGAATCAACACTAT AAGGAGGATATACTTTCAAGATTTCTGATTGAGAGCAAGAAGGACCCGAGAATGAATGATGAATATCTAATGGATATAATCCTCAATTTTCTGATTGCTGGAAAAGATACTAGTGCAAATACACTTTCTTGGTTCTTCTACATGCTTTGTAAAAATCCACTTGTGCAAGAAAAAGTTGTTGAAGAAATACAAAAGATTATAGGAAATCAAGAAAACGGGTCTACAATCGAAGATTTTGTTGATAAAATAACTGATGAAGTACTCGAAAAGATGTATTATCTTCATGCAGCTTTGAGTGAAACCTTGAGATTATACCCTGCAGTGCCTCTG GATGGGAGAGTTGCAGACATGGATGACAATCTCCCTGATGGCTTCAAGTTAAAAAAAGGGGACGGTGTGTATTACATGTCATATGCGATGGGAAGAATGGATTACATATGGGGAGATGATGCTGACGATTTCAAACCCGAAAGATGGATAAATGATAATGGAGTTTTCCAACCAGAATCTCCTTTCAAATTCGTAGCATTTCAT GCTGGTCCAAGGATCTGTTTGGGGAAGGATTTTGCATATCGTCAGATGAAGATAATTTCGATTGCTGTTCTTCGTTTCTTTATGTTCAAATTAGCCGATGAATCAAGAAAAGTGACTTATAGAACCATGTTCACACTTCACATTGACGAAGGTCTTCATCTTTTTGCGGTTCCAAGAACATCATTATAA
- the LOC111886584 gene encoding cytochrome P450 704C1 isoform X2 produces the protein MFILHIIFTFLATTLLLVLITFLALILKIFIGKSIKDPKYPPVVGTVFGQLFYFNKLHDYFTDIALKHPTFRLLAPDQSELYTTDVRNIEHILRTNFENYSKGEYNKDIVTDLFGNGIFAVDGVKWKQQRKLASFEFSTRVLRDFSCIVFRKNAANLVRVVSEFAKANKVFDVQNLLMQCTLDSIFKVGFGVDLNCLEGCSKEGGAFIKAFDDSNALIYWRYVDPFWKLKRFLNIGCEANLRKNIKLINNFVLNLISKKREQLEMNQHYDILSRFLIESKKDPRMNDEYLMDIILNFLIAGKDTSANTLSWFFYMLCKNPLVQEKVVEEIQKIIGNQENGSTIEDFVDKITDEVLEKMYYLHAALSETLRLYPAVPLDGRVADMDDNLPDGFKLKKGDGVYYMSYAMGRMDYIWGDDADDFKPERWINDNGAGPRICLGKDFAYRQMKIISIAVLRFFMFKLADESRKVTYRTMFTLHIDEGLHLFAVPRTSL, from the exons ATGTTCATTCTTCATATCATCTTCACCTTTCTAGCTACAACTCTACTACTAGTTCTCATAACCTTTTTAGCTCTCATACTAAAAATCTTCATCGGAAAATCAATAAAAGACCCAAAATATCCCCCGGTTGTTGGCACTGTTTTTGGTCAACTCTTCTACTTCAATAAACTTCATGACTATTTTACCGATATTGCCCTCAAACACCCTACTTTCAGGCTTCTTGCCCCCGATCAAAGTGAACTATACACTACTGATGTTCGAAATATAGAACACATACTTAGAACCAACTTTGAAAACTACTCAAAAGGCGAGTATAACAAGGATATAGTAACTGACTTATTTGGCAATGGGATTTTTGCAGTTGATGGCGTTAAGTGGAAACAACAGAGAAAGCTTGCAAGTTTTGAATTCTCAACAAGAGTGTTAAGGGACTTCAGTTGTATAGTTTTCAGAAAAAATGCAGCAAATTTGGTTAGAGTCGTTTCAGAGTTTGCTAAGGCCAATAAAGTTTTTGATGTACAA AACTTGCTTATGCAATGCACCTTGGATTCAATATTCAAAGTTGGCTTTGGagttgatttgaattgtcttgaaGGATGTAGCAAAGAAGGGGGTGCATTTATCAAGGCCTTTGATGACTCTAATGCATTAATATACTGGCGCTATGTAGATCCCTTTTGGAAGCTCAAAAGATTTCTTAATATTGGTTGTGAAGCTAATCTTCGAAAAAACATCAAATTGATCAATAATTTTGTTCTCAATTTGATAAGCAAGAAAAGAGAGCAACTAGAAATGAATCAACACTAT GATATACTTTCAAGATTTCTGATTGAGAGCAAGAAGGACCCGAGAATGAATGATGAATATCTAATGGATATAATCCTCAATTTTCTGATTGCTGGAAAAGATACTAGTGCAAATACACTTTCTTGGTTCTTCTACATGCTTTGTAAAAATCCACTTGTGCAAGAAAAAGTTGTTGAAGAAATACAAAAGATTATAGGAAATCAAGAAAACGGGTCTACAATCGAAGATTTTGTTGATAAAATAACTGATGAAGTACTCGAAAAGATGTATTATCTTCATGCAGCTTTGAGTGAAACCTTGAGATTATACCCTGCAGTGCCTCTG GATGGGAGAGTTGCAGACATGGATGACAATCTCCCTGATGGCTTCAAGTTAAAAAAAGGGGACGGTGTGTATTACATGTCATATGCGATGGGAAGAATGGATTACATATGGGGAGATGATGCTGACGATTTCAAACCCGAAAGATGGATAAATGATAATGGA GCTGGTCCAAGGATCTGTTTGGGGAAGGATTTTGCATATCGTCAGATGAAGATAATTTCGATTGCTGTTCTTCGTTTCTTTATGTTCAAATTAGCCGATGAATCAAGAAAAGTGACTTATAGAACCATGTTCACACTTCACATTGACGAAGGTCTTCATCTTTTTGCGGTTCCAAGAACATCATTATAA